TCCACGTCCGCCTGAGTCTCCGGACAAAGGTTCCCAATAACATTTCCGACAATAGATATCGTATGCCGCACCATCCCCGATACGGCGAAATGTGACACAAACCACAAGGACAATAGGACATGGGCTATTATCAGTAAAACCAATGGAGAAGGAGAAATTCACGTTAAAGATGTCCGAGGGGGGATAGCGTATTCAATGTCCACAAAATTAGGAAATTGAAGATAAAACGAGGGAGTGGCTGACGCAAGACAAAATGAATATATTGTGGTACTGTAACACACCGTGtagtaacacaaaaaaaagctcgTGTCCATGAGCTATTGCGCgcttggaaaaatgaacagcgTATTGCTTTCGTGACAAGCATCACAGCCTTGGGAAGtcatataatggtattataTAAATAAGTAACAAAAAAGGGGATTTCTTCCTCAAGAAAGTTGGATAGGAGAAACATGAGGTGAAGGGGATATCTGATTTCGTGACGGAAAAATATACGCACACACTCTACAGCACCGCACCAGCAAGTCAGTTTTAATAACGTCCTGCCTGATCCACGGGATTGCTCAATATAATGCTATGGCACAAAAGTTTATATACTGTGCTGACTGTCtggccaacaaaaaaagaaaaccacacGAAGCCTAATATAGTGCACGCTGTTTTCATTATGCAGAGTGGTGGAACAGAAATGGAACAAGTGCAGTATGTTGTTTGTTAATGCACCGATGAACAACGGATaaagcaaagaagaaaaagatttcaatCAGGCCAGAGAGTCTGACAGAAAGGTCCTTGAAAGTTTTTTGGGTTGCATCAAAGAAtgtgcaaggaaataatggaatttttcaattatttcgtcATTCATCCTTATTTTGCTACTGCACTTGAAAGACAATCACTCAATCAAGATTCGGTTTCAACCAAATATGCATAAAAGTCCTATACTGGAGTTTAGATTGAATCCATTGACGTTAGACAGTGACGCACATTGACTATGCGTCAAAACTCAAAAGATATCCATGGCCTCATTGCAGGATGGATCGATCAGACCCAGAGGTCGAAGGACTGTAGTCGTAAAGAGCCCCCATCTctttgaatgaaaatgaatggaTTCATCTCAACTCTTGCTGTCTGCCGCCAGCAGCTTCATTGAGAGCACAATCCGTCTTGCTTTCCATATTAATTGCTTCCATTGTAATTTGACATATTGATTGCCAacgaaccaaaaaataaagtctATTCAATTCGTGAAGGTCGTatcaaaagaacaagaatgGGTCATGATTTTGTGATGATTTCACAACTGATGGGAAAACGTTTTTCAATCCAACACAGTTGAATCGACTTTGTTACAAATTCTCTAAAAAATCTTATGTGTACCACAATCTGAATGAGTTGAAATAATAAAGGAAACCTTGTCAGATGTCACCTAACCTACAGAGTTctaacaatgtcaagaataAAACCATACAAATTGACCATGTGTCTTGGACTTACCTTAGAGAGCAGAAAGTGGTGAAACCTGCCAAACCCTGCAGCCACGATGCTAGTTTTACGTCATTCATCCAGATATAATATGATAGTCAGTTTTCTTTCgagcacaacagcagcagcttctcAAGTGGAATATTGGGCTAAGCTGTGGGTCTTTCAATGGCACTTGACAACGGCAGATCGGAACACGCCATTCACGAACATCACTTTCCAATCATGTTTGAAGAGGGAAACAGTTCTAGAGTTTAGTTAAATCACCAAGACTAGATACAAACTGTTTCCATTCTACGTGTTTCACCATTCACTTCGATTCAGTTTTGAAAACCGCCATAATTTGTTTACATTGAAGCTGTGTTAGCCGTGCTGTCGGTAGGTGGCTCTGCGAGAGTAACGACTTACAAatgggaaaacaaatgaatgacGCCTCGAAACGAAAATTGGATTAGAAGGGAAAATGGATGAAACTTGATTCTGGGGATACTTTTGCGCGTAAAAGTTAAGCTCTGCTAGAAATTTCTGAAACTGTTGTAAACCATCTTCAAAGTCTTTTACcttgaaataataaactaaGCCAactagaaaaggaaaaacagacTTGCTCGAGTAGGTATGATATTTCGTTAGTATATAATGAAAGCAGACCATCTTTAGTCCAGACATATggattcattttgaaatcgaccaaaaaaaaaaaaagaatgaatttcttGGGAGAAAAATAACACAGCGACAATGGATTAATAACAAACAGTATGAAAATGTAcagtaaaacttttgtttcgaATAAACTTAACCGATGTAAAAAGAGGTTAAGGactgaattaaaatttagaaaaaaaagacaaaatacgTGGATAGAATTCATTGTAAAGAaatagaacaacaacaacgtgaaCAGCGATAACAAGTGAAACCGGATCTCCATGATCAATGCGCAAACTCATCATCTCTCACCTCACTCACCTCTGCACGCCCTTAATTATGTATTCGACATTGTCATTCTCTTCGCCGGCAGGTATTTAATCTCTCCAAATCACGCTTCGAAAAATCTAGTTTGGCGCTTCCCTGAAGTTCCAGTATTTTATACGACGTCAAACCCGATTAAGGTCCATGTTTTATACAGCAGATACAAAACATTTCCGCTTTCCTTTTGCTCTGCTGTGTAGTATAATACATTCACCGTTATTATTACGGCAATATATTAACtctctggggggggggggccgcgAGTGCCTAAACTTTTTTCCAGTCCCGCGTCTGAAACTTCCCACGACTTTGAGCGCGCCGGCGCGTGGGAGCGGAAATAATCCGTAATCGCGGTTAATTAGGCTACGGTGGAGTGGGTGAGATGGACAGAGCACTATAAATAATGTTTCTTTCTACACACTACAATGGTTTTTTCATCGTGTTTCACttagaaaaaacgaaacaaaaaataaaaaaagatcgtTGATTTATTGGAGGTGATGGGAGGAGGATCGAAGGTCGTTGAAGCTCCTCGATGCTCCTCCTTcatggctgttgttgttgttaccacGCATCTGCTGATGTTGATGTTGATACGGCTGCTGGGACTGGCTCGTCGTCTGCTGCccgtcttgttgttgttgatgatgaGCTTGTTTGTTGTGAATGGTCGGCTGGGAGACGGGCCGTCTGAGGAGCCCGTGCATTGGCGAGGGAGGCGCCAGGCCCAGCAATGAATTGAGAACGTCGTCCAGCGTGGCAGAGACGGGTGGTGGTGAGATTCGTTTGGCTAGCAGCAACGGCGGAGGCTGTGGCGAAGTCGCATGATCTCTGTCCACAACCGACAGCGGCCCAGTTCTATCGCTTAGCCCTGCTGAAGCAAGCACACACCCAACACAGCACACAGCCAAGGGTCCAATTATACAAGTCATAACTCATTAactgtttttggttttcttttcaggGTGGGTATAGGATTTCTTTCATTCTggctctgtttgtttgttcagcgtctaatgtttgttttgttttttctttctaaaaagaGAACGGCGAAAAAACGAACTTGATGCAGCACAAATGATAACGAAATAATCTACTAGAGAGAGATGGTCATCGACTTTGGTAACCTttcgttgttttgtttgtttcagacccaaaaaaagaaaaataaacaccaagaaaaaaaacaaatcacaacacacacaacattttGGCCGGACTAATCAAAGCTGTTGTATTGCAACTTTTACAGCCGCAGCGAAAGGCGGATGaaatattaattaatatttgtttgtttttttgctttgTCTCTTGTATAGTAAAAAGGAGGGGAGCGCGGGGGTAAAAATCGAACATTTCCCAAAGAAAGTGTAAGATATCGGGGAGggtaaaagaaacacaaaagagacacagacagagagagagagagagtagacaCGCACgaaaaacatacacgaaatctttcttcgaaacaaacaaacaaacaaaaggagaaaggagaaaaaaagaacggtATCGAAATTCCATGCTATATAAGAGACATCAAGCCGTCGAAAAatcgaaattaaaaaagggatGGTTACTATACACTGAGGATAGGGCAACATGGGTGGGCCGGTGTCGGGCAAAAAAACTAACATGTCTAATTGATTGCCAGGCGTaaatgggaaagaaagaaacaaaaatccgATGAAGAATAAACAACTAGTTAAAGAGTCAGAGTGAATGATTGAAagattcgagagagagagagagagatttttGTCGAGAGCTACACATCATCAgggcgaaaaagaaaataatcggAGTCattggagaaagaaagaaagaattcaAAGCGACAACgcaaaattaaaaagagagaaatatagTTGCGTGATACATCATTGTCCAATATAGCAAGTATAAATATGCGAATCAAAGCCAATTATTATGTACACACTGACGTCAAGTATTTCGATCGAGAGAAAATATCAAAGGACTCAAAAGTGACACaatctgttaaatttttttgcttttgaaaaagaaaaaaaaggcactaGATTTTTTAGGTGAAAATTGAAACGAGATTGGAAGTCAAATTTGGtggttgtgtaaaaaaatgtttaaagattGAAGAAACGTCAATCCGAAATAACGGCCAAATTCGTAGCTTTGGACGCGGCGAGTTCGTTcatctttcaatttttgacGCAATGTTTaaggcgggggggggggggggggggcatcaacttaataaaattttaaaaaacttgttttctttctttctttctttctgactTTGATGCGACCTCTAAAATATCGGCcgaaatgggagaattcaAACTCCATAGAGATTTTGTTCTCTTCcacgttttgttttgttttcctttcttaAGCCAGCATCAACTCACCTGGCCTTCCATTGGTGGCCGTACTGGTCGTTGATCGATGGTGGTGTAAATGGTGACTCGATCCGGTAGATGGAGGTGATTCCGGCCTGCCGGGTGACGAACCAGACGGTGATGTGGCGTTGGCGTGATGACTTGTCGGGCTAGTTCCTCCTCCGACGAAGGAACTCTCCAGCCAGACGCAACGTTGTCGACGAGGTGAAGGTGATCTGGAGAGAGCCTCCAGCGGATGTCGTTCAGGGCTACGTGAGAGACCGTTCCGGCTAGCCGGAGAAGGTGGCTGATCTCCATCACTGCTCTCGCTGACGTAATGGACGATGGCTGAAGTGACTTGGCGGATGCTGGAGCGAACCACTTCGTCCGTTtcctgttgttcgtcttgttGTTGCCGCTGAGGCAGCAGCTGCGGCGGAGTGGGTTCGGCTTCCGCTCGGCTTTCGCTGCGACCGACATCGCCCGTCTTCGTCAATAAAGTGGAGGCAAGTCGTTCGGCCGGTGACTGATAGATCGACAGCGGTGCTGGATTGGAGTTCAACTTCTCCTGCGATCGCCAGCCCAAGTAGGGTGCTCGACCGTGCTGATTCAACAACGATGTCCGGTAAGCGGAAGCGGAAGAGGACGTGCTCGGAGCTGGAGATGGGCAGGTACTGTAACTGGATCGCCCACTTCCCCATCTGGAGAATGATTGCTGGGTCGAACTCAACGAGGTCGGGCCCCCGTTCCAGCTGGGCGAATTGCACGTCTCCGCCGGACTGGAAAGCGATTCACGCGATGATTTGATATTTCGCCAATCCGCCCGCACTCGCGTGGGTATAACCACACGTGTAGGCGTTCCTGACCGGCTCAAAGCTGAACCTAAGCTGGTCATGGATGAGGCTGTTCCAGCATCTCGATTGGCACTGCTCAATCCGCTCCATCCGCCGTTCCGCAAGCTGATACTGCCGCCGTGATAGTCCCGACGACGAAGGACGCCCGTGTTGTTGGCGTTCACATTGCTGGATCCATTAGTAGCCGTAGAAGCAGAGCCATTACTTCCTCCAGCGGAGCCAGACGTCGTGCTCCCACCGATTCCGGAGCGGGCGTTATTTTTATACCATTCCGGCACGTTGAGCTTCTGCAAAGAGCGCTGGATGCGCAGTTCGTGCTCCGACATTTTCCTTTCTCCGCACTTTTTCAGCTGATTCTCAGGAACCTGTAAACGacagaaaacacaaaacagaCGGGACAAagttagttttaaaaaaaatgctttgCCCAACATAATATAAACCATCCATCACGCAACATCCATACGAAGGTTATTGTCAAAAATTTATGAGCTGGAACGCtggcgaatgaaaaaaaaaaaagcatttaaaaaaaggggaaggcCTTGCAATTGCGACTTATTAATATGTCCGGTAGCCATTGTTGCTTGAAACCTTACAATTCTCCGGTTTGGTGCggtaaaaaaagagattaaCGGGCAGCATTCTAACGGAGTCTATTCGATTCTGCCAGTTGTACGTGTTCGtccgtttctttatttctattatttcGCGCATCGATGGATGCTGCTCCTGACTGTGATGGATCGAACCAGTTCCAAACCGAGGTCGTATATTGTTATAATAATTGATATTATCACGCCTTCGGGGAACTAACAAATATGGCGAAACGAAAACAACGCTGGGTTATTTtaccgttcttttttttctattaacattttcttttctttttgggagtGCGACTGGAACGGAGATTGACGTTATCCGGTTGGTATATGCGCAATTGGGATATTTAACTACTTCTACCATCACCGGCCGACAGCCCCAAATTGCATCCAATACTCCTCCAATAATTTGTTACAACTACTACCCCAACTTTTATGACAGGCCACCAGATGTGTATCAATcgattatttaataaaacacGTATCGATTATTTAGCGGCAGAGAgcggatagagagagaaagtcaaAATCCCTATTGATTAGAGCCAGCCGAGCGGGCAAAGTCCATTGAGAAAGCAAAAGGCTGCGACGATTTCAAATTGCTCCATGgcttttataaatatttcacGACGGTGGCCTCTTTTTCCTTACGCAATTTTCTTTCCAGAGATTAAAAGAACTTTTTAGATCCCCCTTCGTATTAAGACTGTCCCTGCTTTAACAGTCGGCAACACAGGCATCCATTCAAAGAAATCGATACTTTCGCTTCAGAAACAGTCACTTGACTCGGCGGATACATATACTACGCTGGGCCGCAAAAGAAGTtctaaaggagaaaagaaaaagcatgTATAAAAGAGAAGGGGGtttaggcaaaaaaaaagactaggCTTGTGTcagaatgtgtgtgtgtaacagcTCCAGACTTATTATCATCACTTTGGGGGTCTTTCTCCATCTTTTCATCCAAGTTTTTTGGTCCTTCCCACTTTCTTCCTTCGCCAGTGGTTTTACCCTTCGCCTTTCTCACTGGTAAATAAATCAAccgaagcttttttttttttctttcctacgcTTGGTCTCGCCTGGCATTTGTTTTTGCTCGAaactatttccttttttaaaaaaagaagaagaagaatagaagaatcttttttaaatggccTGCGGCAAACtcgtctctctccctctcgaAGAAAATACAATATACACTTTGGTTTGTTGGGTGCGTTCGTTTCAAGGTAAAAAGACgagtaagaaataaaaaaaacaagtggaaTTCACTTGTTCTGACGGCATTCTCTCTTCTGGGAAAAACCCCAGACGCTCAAAACGATTgatcacattttgtttttttcagattccAGATAAAATTAGATCGTCAAACTTGACTACGCGActtatttgattaaattctTACTTGAACCGTGGATTTGTTGTCTTCGTCGAGTAAGAATTCCATCGATTTGGCCCGGTTAGCATCCGGCACTCTGACGGAGGAGGACGATGTTGGATCGGTCATCATCATGTCGATATCCGGCTGGACACTGACTGGTGCACTGGACGAACCCAAATTCAGCATACTCTTAAATCTCTTATCagagttggtggtggtggcgctgGCGGAGTCGACAGACAGCGGCTGCGGTGAATATTCAACTGcacgtttgttgttgttgcaaaaGAGTTGCAAGTTCTGAATCAATTCGTCCAGATTAGTCTCATCCGgattgttgtagttgttgttgctgctgctgtaggaCGATGGCACAGAGTCCAGGTTAGTCTCCAAGAGTCCGGGCACGACTGGACGGGATTTGGTCCGACCATGACCTTGAGTACCACCAGTGATGCCAGCAACGTCTTGACTGCTGCCGCTCGAGGCAATATTTCGGCGTGAGAGATTCAAAGTGGCCCGCGATGCCGTGGCATTCCAAGCCGACTCGACGGACGACGCACGACTCAAGGCGGCCTGACGGGCTCGCTCACGACTGGCAGGGAAAAGTGTCACCGGATGGCAGGCTGGCGGCTGCTGCGCCGGCGCCATCGTCACCTCGTTAGTCTCCCTTGGATCAATACAATCGGATGTGGGTCTCGGCGTCGGCGTCGACGGCGCGGTGGCGACCAGATCCGGCACCGAATTGGCCAGTCGCTCACGATCCATTCGGGCCGTCTCTTTAAAGTGTTGCAGCGCATGCTGCAGGCCAGCAGACGACACCATTGGCACGGGTGGTGGAGGCTCGGCTGGCTGCACCAAGTAATTCTTACGGGCGTGAATCGTTCGAGGCTTCGTCTGAGGCGGCAAAGGCGGTTTGGCGTGACTGGCTTGAACTTTGCTACGTGGCGATGGAATTGGCGGACATGACCCACTTTCAGGCTCGACTGATGGCTGGCTGGTTGTTGGACTTGTCGAATTGACGACTGGAGGACGACTGCTGTCCCCAATGGCGGCAGGTGACGTTGGGGGAGtatttttctcgtcatttGAGGATGTTGTGGACGGTTGCCTGGCAACCGATTCAATCGGACGACACGAAACGTTCGATGATGAAGTGGCACCGTTGTTGTCATTGCCAGAGGCCCCCGCCACCGCCGCTGTCGCCGCCGTTGGGCTTACGGCCGTCAAAGTGGCGCGTGTTTGAATGGTCGCTTCCGGTTGGGCGGTGACGGATGAGCTCATAGGTGGAGTGGACGACGAGCGCTGGAACGTTCGACtgaaaaatctcttttttggcTCTTTGACAACTTTAAAGTCATCAATTTTCTTGGAAGTTGGCTTGACTTCTGGACAGGCGTCCGGTTGTTGTTTGTTCTTGCTGCTCTTCTTGCTATTGCCCTTGGCGACGGGCGGCGATGTTGTTGTCGTTTCGGTCGCTGTTGTTGGGACATCCTTCGCATCGGTGGGAATTGGACCATCCGAGCCGACTACTTTCTTACCCGATTcccgtttcgaatccgaacgGCTGAATGTGGCCGACATACGGGCACTCAACCGCGACAAGGAGAAACGCTGGAAAAGGGGAGGTTTCTTACTATTATTTCCAGTTGTTGTAGTACTCGaagttggtgttgttgttgttgttgttgtaggagTAGCAGTAGTAGTGGCACTATTGCTAGTCGTCGTGCAACTGTTGCTATTGCTTTCGTTCCGGCCGGAATTCGGTGTTCCGCGATCGGCCTCGATGACATTGACGACATCTGGCGGTGAATCGGGCATAAGTTTCACTCGTTGAGCCACAGAGGGCGATACTTCCGCCACTCGTACTTTTGTGGCCGATTCCGGCGGAGCGGAGCAATTCTTCGTCTCCGGATTCGTTTCAGCGGCCGATCCGTTTGAAGTCGAATGATCGTCACTATCATCTTCACTTTGGTTCAAATAACTTTCTCTCCAGTTGACGGCGGAGACGACGGGCGAGAAATGCACTCCGCGAATCGAGGATCCGGACGGGACGACGGTCGTCGATGTGGGCACGGGGGGATCGAGATCTTCCGATCCGACGGGCAACTGTTGATGACTAATGTACACTTCAACTTCTTGACGCGGTCCGTAGCGTTTGAGAACGACTGGCGCTGGATAAAATGCCGAATCCATGGCGATCGAGTCAGAGTACGTCACATTGTGGCCGTGGCTGGCCGAGTTGTGTTTAGAGGCGTCTGGCGGCCGAATGAAACCCGAGCCGCCGTCAGTCGAGTGGAGGCTGtgttccttctcctcctctcctTTTCCCTCCGCTTGTTTTGTGTGATCTGCTCCTGCAGTAACTGCCTCCCCCATTCCGTCTGGAACCTCCTCCCATCCGCTGCTTCCAATTTGGGGGTTAAATTTAGACGCTTCTAAATCGGTTCCAGGGTGATCAGGCAGGATGTCGTCATTGGTGGCGGCGTTGCCGTCCAAGGTGTGGCTCATCTTCGATTCAAGGTCTATGCAAATCCCTGGCACGCCACACCTGGATTGGCCATCATTTACGACTTCCGCTGCGTGATCTTGCAGGATGAGAAACTCTTCCGCTTCTTTCAAACTGAGCGGAGTAGGTCGACTGCGCGGCTGGCGGCGCATCAGCAACGCAGATTGGCCCGTCATTTCTTCATCCTTCACCTCATTCTTGTCTTCTTCACGCAATTCATCCGCtttctcttcttgttcttcttcttctgcttcttcttcccaaacgtcgtcgtcgtcgtcgtcctggTATTCGTCCCTTGTTGCTCTTTCAACTTCCGGAGACCATTGACAATCGCCCGGGCTGCAACTGGGGGGTGATCCATCTGGAAGGCAGATGGCTAGGCCAAGACTGTTGGGTAATTCGAGCGTGTGGTGGCACTTGGCGGGGGGTGTTGACGGGTCGACCATCCGTGCTTCCTCCATGCTCGATGTTCCAGCACGTTTGTTGTTACTATTGTCAGGGTTagttcgctgctgctgctgcatcatCAGCGGATGAGATCCGGACGCGTCTCCGTAACCGCTGTCTTCGCTCAACGCTTCCACCGAATGCCTCGACCGTGAAGACGCCGGATGACGATGATCTTCTTCCGGGCTGGATCGATCCGGACTGCAACTGGAACTGCTACTGCTGTTTGAATGTAGTATGGGGTCGTCTGTCGTGTCCAGCATATTGAGACTGTCGCCATAACTGCGGAAGGATCTCATGCGCTGAGATCTGCCCGAAATGAATCCGAGACCGAATTCATCGAAACGATCTCCCCTTTCGGTGctgtagtcgtcgtcgtctgaatTACTTCCCGTGTCGTATTCTTCAATGTCGGAATTGAGGAACCCGTCCGGCTCCCaatgatcatcatcattaacTTGAtcatcttcctcctcctcttcttcttcttcttcttcttccatctcttGCGGCGGATCAAAGGTGATTACCCACGGCTGTGAAGGTCTTAAAGCCGCGCTCTGCCCTTGATAGGTCTGCTGTAGCTGTGCGCCGGAAGCGCCCATTCCCATAACGCCGCAATCGCCGCTAACGTCGCACGCACTTCTGCAACTCCTCATCTCTGTAATACTTTCATCTCCCACATTCCAATCCAACGACGGCATCGAAGACCATGAACGCGACGGCGGAGAGAACCAGTCGCTGCCGCACGTGGTGTAAAATTCTTGGCTCGAAGTTTGAGAAGTTTCTTGGAAACTGTCcaagaag
The sequence above is drawn from the Daphnia pulicaria isolate SC F1-1A chromosome 1, SC_F0-13Bv2, whole genome shotgun sequence genome and encodes:
- the LOC124330990 gene encoding mucin-5AC-like isoform X3 codes for the protein MEFYINHLTMEGCDANNIASALMAESECTAVEESSANVVYRPPFPLLDTITEETVEELLLELSDSSSLSASANDESSESPSSNSGRWGWGWGWLNTSDDDSSSVIHMPVGGGPSAITSGSLVRHSEMTDVNSGIYRTDGLDVDFDLGNDDDDFDDNDDGEWSERDQEVPKKKRRIGSSIDEEDKESASSRSPSVTDSLIQFEALEKELVDTESEPFAAEEEEEESASAVVFRTSATTLPFEDADDRVLSPETDPEVFLDCHEHLEAGGLVDEARLLQTSSVNFFNFLDSFQETSQTSSQEFYTTCGSDWFSPPSRSWSSMPSLDWNVGDESITEMRSCRSACDVSGDCGVMGMGASGAQLQQTYQGQSAALRPSQPWVITFDPPQEMEEEEEEEEEEEDDQVNDDDHWEPDGFLNSDIEEYDTGSNSDDDDYSTERGDRFDEFGLGFISGRSQRMRSFRSYGDSLNMLDTTDDPILHSNSSSSSSCSPDRSSPEEDHRHPASSRSRHSVEALSEDSGYGDASGSHPLMMQQQQRTNPDNSNNKRAGTSSMEEARMVDPSTPPAKCHHTLELPNSLGLAICLPDGSPPSCSPGDCQWSPEVERATRDEYQDDDDDDVWEEEAEEEEQEEKADELREEDKNEVKDEEMTGQSALLMRRQPRSRPTPLSLKEAEEFLILQDHAAEVVNDGQSRCGVPGICIDLESKMSHTLDGNAATNDDILPDHPGTDLEASKFNPQIGSSGWEEVPDGMGEAVTAGADHTKQAEGKGEEEKEHSLHSTDGGSGFIRPPDASKHNSASHGHNVTYSDSIAMDSAFYPAPVVLKRYGPRQEVEVYISHQQLPVGSEDLDPPVPTSTTVVPSGSSIRGVHFSPVVSAVNWRESYLNQSEDDSDDHSTSNGSAAETNPETKNCSAPPESATKVRVAEVSPSVAQRVKLMPDSPPDVVNVIEADRGTPNSGRNESNSNSCTTTSNSATTTATPTTTTTTTPTSSTTTTGNNSKKPPLFQRFSLSRLSARMSATFSRSDSKRESGKKVVGSDGPIPTDAKDVPTTATETTTTSPPVAKGNSKKSSKNKQQPDACPEVKPTSKKIDDFKVVKEPKKRFFSRTFQRSSSTPPMSSSVTAQPEATIQTRATLTAVSPTAATAAVAGASGNDNNGATSSSNVSCRPIESVARQPSTTSSNDEKNTPPTSPAAIGDSSRPPVVNSTSPTTSQPSVEPESGSCPPIPSPRSKVQASHAKPPLPPQTKPRTIHARKNYLVQPAEPPPPVPMVSSAGLQHALQHFKETARMDRERLANSVPDLVATAPSTPTPRPTSDCIDPRETNEVTMAPAQQPPACHPVTLFPASRERARQAALSRASSVESAWNATASRATLNLSRRNIASSGSSQDVAGITGGTQGHGRTKSRPVVPGLLETNLDSVPSSYSSSNNNYNNPDETNLDELIQNLQLFCNNNKRAVEYSPQPLSVDSASATTTNSDKRFKSMLNLGSSSAPVSVQPDIDMMMTDPTSSSSVRVPDANRAKSMEFLLDEDNKSTVQVPENQLKKCGERKMSEHELRIQRSLQKLNVPEWYKNNARSGIGGSTTSGSAGGSNGSASTATNGSSNVNANNTGVLRRRDYHGGSISLRNGGWSGLSSANRDAGTASSMTSLGSALSRSGTPTRVVIPTRVRADWRNIKSSRESLSSPAETCNSPSWNGGPTSLSSTQQSFSRWGSGRSSYSTCPSPAPSTSSSASAYRTSLLNQHGRAPYLGWRSQEKLNSNPAPLSIYQSPAERLASTLLTKTGDVGRSESRAEAEPTPPQLLPQRQQQDEQQETDEVVRSSIRQVTSAIVHYVSESSDGDQPPSPASRNGLSRSPERHPLEALSRSPSPRRQRCVWLESSFVGGGTSPTSHHANATSPSGSSPGRPESPPSTGSSHHLHHHRSTTSTATNGRPAGLSDRTGPLSVVDRDHATSPQPPPLLLAKRISPPPVSATLDDVLNSLLGLAPPSPMHGLLRRPVSQPTIHNKQAHHQQQQDGQQTTSQSQQPYQHQHQQMRGNNNNSHEGGASRSFNDLRSSSHHLQ